From Burkholderia pseudomultivorans, the proteins below share one genomic window:
- a CDS encoding LysR substrate-binding domain-containing protein: MDWTYRLRLRHLQVLLSVASTGNLSQSAAALATTQPALSKWLKELEEDVGLPLFERHARGLRPTPYGEALIEHARRVEAQLDIARDDMAALREGGSGLVTIGTSGVAAADTVPLAVSQLLKRMPRAQVRLTESTMVQLMPQLARGELDIVVGRSGSASVDPLLQVEALYVDPVVFVARRDHPLAEAASVGWDDVFAYPWIVWPAGTPVHNALEAALTAAGRTQPPHCVESNSSILNITLLNNTSLLGVASQRAATRFAQMNALRILPMQLEGQGAVSMYWHPDSENRAAVAAAIECLRACATPQAGDTATTANARAD; this comes from the coding sequence ATGGACTGGACTTACCGGCTGCGGCTGCGGCATCTGCAGGTGCTGCTGAGCGTGGCCAGCACCGGCAATCTGAGCCAGTCGGCGGCGGCGCTCGCGACCACCCAGCCGGCGCTGTCGAAATGGCTGAAGGAGCTGGAGGAGGATGTCGGGCTGCCGCTGTTCGAACGGCATGCGCGCGGGCTGCGGCCGACGCCGTACGGCGAGGCGCTGATCGAGCACGCGCGGCGGGTCGAGGCGCAGCTCGACATCGCGCGCGACGACATGGCCGCGCTGCGCGAAGGCGGCAGCGGCCTCGTGACGATCGGCACGTCGGGCGTCGCCGCGGCCGACACGGTGCCGCTCGCGGTGTCGCAGTTGCTGAAACGGATGCCGCGCGCCCAGGTGCGGCTCACCGAAAGCACGATGGTCCAGCTGATGCCGCAACTGGCGCGCGGCGAACTGGACATCGTGGTCGGGCGCTCCGGTTCCGCGTCCGTCGATCCGCTGCTGCAGGTCGAGGCGCTGTATGTCGATCCGGTCGTGTTCGTCGCACGGCGCGATCATCCGCTTGCCGAAGCCGCGTCGGTCGGCTGGGACGACGTGTTCGCCTACCCGTGGATCGTCTGGCCGGCCGGCACGCCCGTGCACAACGCGCTGGAGGCCGCGCTGACGGCGGCCGGCCGCACGCAGCCGCCGCACTGCGTCGAATCGAACTCGTCGATCCTCAACATCACGCTGCTGAACAATACGTCGTTGCTCGGCGTCGCGTCGCAGCGCGCCGCGACCCGCTTCGCGCAGATGAACGCGCTGCGCATCCTGCCGATGCAGCTCGAAGGCCAGGGCGCGGTGTCGATGTACTGGCATCCGGACAGCGAGAATCGCGCGGCGGTGGCGGCCGCAATCGAATGCCTGCGTGCGTGTGCGACGCCGCAGGCCGGTGATACGGCGACAACGGCGAACGCCAGGGCAGATTGA
- a CDS encoding NAD(P)/FAD-dependent oxidoreductase: MTQQRLSVDVAIVGAGPAGLSAARAAAQSGATIAIVDDNPRAGGQIWRQPAAVSPVPAAAERLAVLRQPNVTHLAATRIVAETQPGTLLLEDDERGLLLDYRTLILCCGARELLLPFPGWTLPGVTGAGGLQALIKYGLDVRGQRTVIAGSGPLLLASAATARQAGARVSHVLEQAAWGDVARFGAGLWRWPSKLAQAAKLVTAAYRPDAHVVAAFGDKRLEGVRIRQGGREFDVACDRLACGFGLVPNTVLPSHLGCRIEDGAVAVDAHQRTSRDGHFAAGECTGVGGSELAMIEGEIAGHAATGQTAPLAALVARRAHWQAFADTVRERFAIREPIRRLARPDTLLCRCEDVRFDAVAGAPGWSAAKLQSRCGMGACQGRVCGAAAQALFGWTPPVPRTPLVPARIGTLTLECEARCDGA, encoded by the coding sequence ATGACACAGCAACGACTGAGCGTCGACGTCGCGATCGTCGGCGCGGGGCCGGCCGGGCTGTCGGCCGCGCGCGCGGCCGCGCAAAGCGGCGCGACGATCGCGATCGTCGACGACAATCCGCGCGCGGGCGGCCAGATCTGGCGACAGCCGGCGGCCGTGTCGCCGGTGCCGGCTGCGGCCGAGCGCCTCGCGGTGCTGCGGCAGCCGAACGTCACGCATCTCGCGGCGACGCGCATCGTCGCCGAAACGCAACCGGGCACGCTGCTGCTCGAAGACGACGAGCGCGGGCTGCTGCTCGACTACCGGACGCTGATCCTGTGCTGCGGTGCGCGCGAGCTGCTGTTGCCGTTTCCCGGCTGGACGCTGCCGGGCGTCACCGGCGCGGGCGGCTTGCAGGCGCTGATCAAGTACGGCCTCGACGTGCGCGGGCAGCGCACGGTGATCGCGGGCAGCGGGCCGTTGTTGCTGGCGAGTGCGGCGACTGCCCGCCAGGCCGGCGCGCGCGTGTCGCACGTGCTCGAACAGGCGGCGTGGGGCGACGTCGCGCGCTTCGGCGCGGGGCTGTGGCGCTGGCCGTCGAAGCTCGCGCAGGCGGCGAAGCTCGTCACGGCGGCTTATCGACCGGACGCGCATGTGGTCGCGGCATTCGGCGACAAACGGCTCGAAGGCGTGCGGATCCGGCAGGGCGGGCGCGAGTTCGACGTCGCATGCGACCGGCTCGCCTGCGGTTTCGGCCTCGTGCCGAACACGGTGCTGCCGAGCCATCTCGGCTGCCGGATCGAGGACGGCGCGGTAGCGGTCGATGCGCACCAGCGCACGAGCCGCGACGGGCATTTTGCGGCGGGCGAGTGCACCGGCGTCGGCGGCAGCGAGCTGGCGATGATCGAGGGCGAGATCGCCGGCCATGCGGCGACCGGGCAGACCGCGCCGCTGGCCGCGCTCGTCGCGCGGCGCGCGCACTGGCAGGCGTTTGCCGACACGGTGCGCGAACGCTTCGCGATCCGCGAGCCGATTCGCCGGCTCGCGCGGCCCGATACGCTGCTGTGCCGATGCGAGGACGTGCGCTTCGACGCGGTCGCGGGTGCGCCCGGCTGGAGCGCCGCGAAGCTGCAATCGCGTTGCGGGATGGGCGCATGCCAGGGCAGGGTATGCGGGGCGGCCGCGCAGGCGCTGTTCGGCTGGACGCCGCCGGTGCCGCGCACGCCGCTCGTGCCGGCGCGAATCGGCACGCTGACGCTCGAATGCGAGGCGCGCTGCGACGGCGCGTGA
- a CDS encoding 2Fe-2S iron-sulfur cluster-binding protein yields the protein MIIHLDGRALTVADGATVAAAVAASGDDTTRVSCTGARRAPFCGMGICQECRMTIDGRRRLACQTLCRDGMQVERTR from the coding sequence ATGATCATTCACCTGGACGGCCGCGCGCTGACGGTGGCCGACGGTGCGACCGTCGCGGCCGCCGTCGCGGCGAGCGGCGACGACACGACGCGCGTGTCGTGCACGGGCGCGCGGCGCGCGCCTTTTTGCGGGATGGGCATCTGCCAGGAATGCCGGATGACGATCGACGGCCGCCGCCGGCTCGCGTGCCAGACGCTGTGCCGCGACGGCATGCAGGTGGAGCGCACGCGATGA
- a CDS encoding NAD(P)/FAD-dependent oxidoreductase has protein sequence MSAAGTDVVVIGAGIVGAACAHEFAQRGLRVIVVDDASGGATGAGMGHLVAMDDNAAELALSHYSIELWRALSGAMPEGCAYRNCGTLWLAADAHEMDLARAKQATLAAHGVAGELIDAATLARLEPMLRPGLGGALKIPGDGILYAPVTANWLLQRVPGITLRRERAVDVDGASVTLASGDVLRAQRVVVANGVAARTLLPELPLRPKKGHLVITDRYPGRVAHQLVELGYAASAHASDGTSVAFNVQPRPTGQLLIGSSRQFDTEDARIEPPVLARMLRRAVGYLPDLAELNGIRAWTGFRSASPDGLPLLGEHPARPGVWLAVGHEGLGVTTAPGSARLVAALMAGERPPIDIEPYLPGRFLMTSPVAGALS, from the coding sequence GTGAGCGCAGCGGGGACCGATGTCGTCGTGATCGGCGCCGGCATCGTCGGCGCGGCCTGCGCGCACGAATTCGCGCAGCGCGGGCTGCGCGTGATCGTCGTCGACGATGCGAGTGGCGGCGCGACCGGCGCGGGCATGGGCCACCTCGTCGCGATGGACGACAACGCGGCCGAACTCGCTCTGAGCCATTACTCGATCGAACTGTGGCGCGCGTTGAGCGGCGCGATGCCGGAAGGGTGCGCGTATCGCAACTGCGGCACGCTGTGGCTCGCGGCCGACGCGCACGAGATGGACCTGGCGCGCGCGAAGCAGGCGACGCTGGCCGCGCACGGCGTGGCCGGCGAGCTGATCGACGCGGCGACGCTCGCGCGGCTGGAGCCGATGCTGCGTCCGGGCCTCGGCGGCGCGCTGAAGATTCCCGGCGACGGCATCCTGTATGCGCCGGTGACGGCGAACTGGCTGCTGCAGCGCGTGCCGGGCATCACGCTGCGGCGCGAGCGGGCCGTCGACGTCGACGGCGCGAGCGTCACGCTCGCGAGCGGCGACGTGCTGCGCGCGCAGCGCGTGGTCGTCGCGAACGGCGTCGCCGCGCGCACGCTGCTGCCCGAACTGCCGCTGCGCCCGAAAAAGGGCCACCTGGTGATCACCGACCGCTATCCGGGGCGCGTCGCGCACCAGCTCGTCGAACTCGGCTATGCGGCGAGCGCGCATGCGAGCGACGGCACGTCGGTCGCGTTCAACGTGCAGCCGCGGCCGACCGGCCAGCTGCTGATCGGCTCGTCGCGCCAGTTCGACACCGAGGATGCGCGCATCGAGCCGCCCGTGCTCGCGCGCATGCTGCGCCGCGCGGTCGGCTATCTGCCGGATCTGGCCGAGCTGAACGGCATCCGCGCATGGACGGGATTCCGTTCGGCGAGCCCCGACGGCCTGCCGCTGCTCGGCGAGCACCCGGCGCGGCCGGGCGTGTGGCTCGCGGTCGGGCACGAAGGGCTCGGCGTGACGACCGCGCCGGGCAGCGCGCGGCTCGTCGCCGCGCTGATGGCCGGCGAACGGCCGCCCATCGACATCGAACCGTATTTGCCGGGACGTTTCCTGATGACGTCCCCTGTAGCCGGAGCGCTTTCATGA
- a CDS encoding 4-hydroxyproline epimerase — MKRIQIIDSHTGGEPTRLVVSGFPSLGSGTMAERRDRLAREHDRYRTACILEPRGSDVLVGALLCEPVSADAAAGVIFFNNSGYLGMCGHGTIGVVRTLHHMGRIAPGVHRIETPVGTVEATLHDDLSVSVRNVPAYRHAKGVAVDVPGYGPVTGDIAWGGNWFFLISDHGQRVAGDNVAALTAYASAVREGLERAGITGANGGEIDHIELFADDPEHDSRSFVLCPGLAYDRSPCGTGTSAKLACLAADGKLAPGVVWRQASVIGSVFQASYAQTDGGIVPTIRGSAHLSAEATLLIEDDDPFGWGIAS; from the coding sequence ATGAAGCGCATCCAGATCATCGATTCGCACACGGGCGGCGAACCCACGCGGCTCGTCGTGTCCGGCTTTCCGTCGCTCGGCAGCGGCACGATGGCCGAGCGGCGCGACCGGCTCGCGCGCGAGCACGATCGCTATCGCACCGCCTGCATTCTCGAACCGCGCGGCAGCGACGTGCTCGTCGGCGCGCTGCTGTGCGAGCCGGTGTCGGCCGACGCGGCGGCCGGCGTGATCTTCTTCAACAACAGCGGCTATCTCGGGATGTGCGGGCACGGCACGATCGGCGTGGTGCGCACGCTGCATCACATGGGCCGCATCGCGCCCGGCGTTCACCGGATCGAGACGCCGGTCGGCACCGTCGAGGCGACGCTGCACGACGACCTGTCGGTCAGCGTGCGCAACGTGCCCGCGTATCGCCATGCAAAGGGCGTCGCCGTCGACGTGCCGGGCTACGGCCCCGTCACCGGCGACATCGCCTGGGGCGGCAACTGGTTCTTCCTGATCAGCGATCACGGCCAGCGCGTCGCCGGCGACAACGTCGCGGCGCTGACCGCGTATGCGTCCGCGGTGCGCGAAGGGCTCGAACGCGCGGGCATCACGGGCGCGAACGGCGGCGAGATCGACCACATCGAGCTGTTTGCCGACGATCCCGAGCACGACAGCCGCAGCTTCGTGCTGTGCCCGGGCCTCGCGTACGACCGTTCGCCCTGCGGCACCGGCACCAGCGCGAAGCTCGCCTGCCTCGCGGCCGACGGCAAGCTCGCGCCGGGCGTCGTGTGGCGGCAGGCGAGCGTGATCGGCAGCGTATTCCAGGCGAGCTATGCGCAAACCGACGGCGGCATCGTGCCGACGATTCGCGGCAGCGCGCACCTGAGCGCGGAAGCGACGCTGCTGATCGAGGACGACGATCCGTTCGGCTGGGGCATCGCGTCGTGA
- a CDS encoding APC family permease — protein MPGQGNAQSTAPLSRSAHPDAGHGKFKKQLSLTDLTFIGLGAIFGSGWLFAASHVSTIAGPAGIFSWLLGGFAVLLLGIVYCELGAALPRAGGVVRYPVFSHGPLLGYLMGFITLIAFSSLIAIEVVAARQYAAAWFPGLTIEGSSDPTTLGWIVQAALLCFFFYLNYSSVKTFAKANNIISVFKFVVPLSVIAVLFTFFKPANLTIQGFAPFGISGIEMAVAGGGVIFAYLGLTPIVSVASEVRNPQRTIPIALILSILLSTLIYVLLQLAFIGSVPTELIAAGWHDVSKAFSLPYRDIALALGVGWLAYMVVADAIISPSGCGNIYMNATPRVVYGWAKTGTFFKVFTRVDEASGIPRAGLWLTFGLSIFWTLPFPSWEALINIVSAALVLSYAVAPVSVAALRRNAPDLPRPFRASAFAITGPASFVIAALIVYWSGWHTVSWLLGLQIAMYAIYLACRRWVPTAHLSLREQVRSSAWLVAFYAAMIVLSYFGGFGGTGQLAHPYDTVVVAAVALVIYYWGANTGVCTEKLQLDDDEN, from the coding sequence ATGCCAGGCCAAGGCAACGCTCAATCGACCGCCCCGCTTTCCCGTTCCGCGCACCCCGACGCGGGTCACGGCAAATTCAAGAAACAGCTGTCACTGACCGACCTGACGTTCATCGGTCTCGGCGCCATCTTCGGTTCGGGGTGGCTGTTCGCCGCCAGTCACGTGTCGACGATCGCCGGCCCGGCCGGCATCTTCTCGTGGCTGCTCGGCGGTTTCGCGGTGCTGCTGCTCGGCATCGTCTACTGCGAGCTGGGCGCCGCGCTGCCGCGCGCGGGCGGCGTGGTCCGCTACCCGGTGTTCTCGCACGGCCCGCTGCTCGGCTACCTGATGGGCTTCATCACGCTGATCGCGTTCTCGAGCCTGATCGCGATCGAAGTGGTCGCGGCGCGCCAGTATGCGGCCGCGTGGTTTCCGGGCCTGACGATCGAAGGTTCGAGCGACCCGACCACGCTCGGCTGGATCGTGCAGGCCGCGCTGCTCTGTTTCTTCTTCTACCTGAACTATTCGAGCGTGAAGACGTTCGCGAAGGCGAACAACATCATCAGCGTCTTCAAGTTCGTCGTGCCGCTGTCGGTGATCGCGGTGCTGTTCACGTTCTTCAAGCCCGCGAACCTGACGATCCAGGGCTTCGCGCCGTTCGGCATCTCCGGCATCGAAATGGCGGTGGCCGGAGGCGGCGTCATCTTCGCGTATCTCGGCCTCACGCCGATCGTCTCGGTTGCGAGCGAGGTGCGCAACCCGCAGCGCACGATCCCGATCGCGCTGATCCTGTCGATCCTGCTGTCGACGCTGATCTACGTGCTGCTGCAGCTCGCGTTCATCGGCAGCGTGCCGACCGAGCTGATCGCGGCCGGCTGGCACGACGTCAGCAAGGCGTTCTCACTGCCGTACCGCGACATCGCGCTGGCGCTCGGCGTCGGCTGGCTCGCATACATGGTCGTCGCGGACGCGATCATCTCGCCGAGCGGCTGCGGCAACATCTACATGAACGCGACGCCGCGCGTCGTCTACGGCTGGGCCAAGACCGGCACCTTCTTCAAGGTGTTCACGCGCGTCGACGAAGCGTCGGGCATCCCGCGCGCGGGCCTGTGGCTCACCTTCGGCCTGTCGATCTTCTGGACGCTGCCGTTCCCGTCGTGGGAAGCGCTGATCAACATCGTGTCGGCCGCGCTGGTGCTCAGCTACGCGGTCGCGCCCGTGTCGGTCGCCGCGCTGCGCCGCAACGCGCCCGACCTGCCGCGGCCGTTCCGCGCGAGCGCGTTCGCGATCACCGGCCCCGCGTCGTTCGTGATCGCCGCGCTGATCGTCTACTGGTCGGGCTGGCACACGGTGTCCTGGCTGCTCGGCCTGCAGATCGCGATGTACGCGATCTATCTCGCGTGCCGCCGCTGGGTGCCGACCGCGCACCTGAGCCTGCGCGAACAGGTCCGCTCGTCCGCGTGGCTCGTCGCGTTCTACGCGGCGATGATCGTGCTGTCGTATTTCGGCGGCTTCGGCGGCACCGGCCAGCTCGCGCATCCGTACGACACGGTCGTGGTCGCCGCCGTCGCACTCGTCATCTACTACTGGGGCGCGAATACCGGCGTGTGCACGGAGAAGCTCCAGCTCGACGACGACGAAAACTGA